A genomic stretch from Gopherus flavomarginatus isolate rGopFla2 chromosome 3, rGopFla2.mat.asm, whole genome shotgun sequence includes:
- the OTUD4 gene encoding OTU domain-containing protein 4 isoform X3 has protein sequence MNGFKSLSGNKHLKNNGNPTSFLPRKVLQSLNPSVYRNVEYEVWLQSKQDQQKRDFSIAAGMQYSVGDKCKVRLDHNGKFYNAHIQEVRSENGPVIVFVEELGEKHAVSLKSLKPLPQASPIEGWNTVSGKKIKKFSTACGQNVQPEADCRGPKSQSKPIKTQSVLPPRQQYAVGTRQHQFSQSQQTSTEHKTPGRNPSQSVRKPDRERAEDLDYISRDCYYFGLSPEERREKQAIEESRSLYEIQQRDEQAFPALSNHLVCQAATQTADTCVKLRVVTEKRNSRGKANMEERKDKDSNSRQVHFSQKFESNSSEKNGGDDKYPQASSPSKQEKTQSQSPAEQNLTEHLPCVNPTPPPPFSEVHLPPTVPSITAIVPAWQNEPTYRPTGFPTQIPVSSLMPAPTTGPDSVVSQATSAPVAGVPVSIQAVNQPLMPLPQSLNPYQDPLFPGFPFNEKGERAIAPPYSLCNTGDDLPKDRSILRFFFNLGVKAYSCPMWAPHSYLYPLHQAYLASCRMYPKVSVPVYPQNPWFQEAPPTQNENETAQTNRHFPMQNEARSEDQSLEADSRSPSLPLIISTAQVSESQGQVCVESENPVQALQSDQDESVRGKNMFLHPPFGHNQFLGAVPITPPFFPHFWYGYPFQGFMENSVVRSNVMSPEDKGAAVSPSANIYLAKECSSPVPVASCVEHLQKVECESNSSAIPLPRASLSSECDVLNETSTKVPKMEQICTAVSPAKQAKAALQNRSTQMQGIERQTVVSHASPSVTEPPKNEMKSNIPGHKEKPEKARDSKATDNLQANLVESRAHRTREESSEDENEVSDMLRSGRSKQFYNQTYGGGRRPRNEWGYPSSRGGYQYPRNEEAWKGPPNRSRDEGYQYHRNFRGRPYRNDRRRAIMGDNQRGHLA, from the exons ATGAATGGATTTAAGTCTCTTTCTGGCAATAAG caccttaaGAACAATGGAAATCCCACCTCATTTTTGCCTAGAAAAGTACTTCAGTCACTCAATCCATCAGTTTACAGAAATGTTGAATATGAAGTTTGGCTACAGTCAAAACAGG ATCAGCAAAAGCGGGATTTTTCCATTGCTGCTGGCATGCAGTATTCAGTTggagataaatgtaaa GTGCGCTTAGACCACAATGGGAAATTTTATAATGCCCATATCCAAGAGGTTCGCTCTGAGAATGGCCCAGTTATTGTTTTTGTAGAAGAGCTTGGAGAAAA GCATGCTGTCTCACTGAAAAGCCTTAAACCACTTCCACAGGCATCTCCTATAGAgggctggaatactgtgtcaggGAAGAAGATAAAAAAGTTCTCTACAGCATGTGGGCAAAATGTTCAGCCTG AAGCAGACTGCAGAGGGCCAAAGAGTCAAAGCAAGCCAATAAAAACCCAGTCAGTGCTACCTCCTCGACAACAGTATGCTGTGGGAACCAGACAGCATCAGTTCTCACAGTCTCAGCAGACATCTACTGAGCACAAAACTCCAGGCAGGAATCCCTCCCAGTCTGTAag AAAACCAGACAGGGAGAGAGCTGAAGATCTGGACTACATTAGCAGAGATTGTTACTACTTTGGCCTGTCCCCAGAGGAACGCAGAGAGAAGCAGGCCATAGAAGAATCTCGCTCACTTTATGAGATTCAGCAAAGGGATGAACAAGCTTTTCCTGCTCTTTCT AACCATTTAGTTTGTCAGGCTGCTACGCAGACTGCTGATACTTGTGTAAAGCTCCGAGTTGTTACTGAGAAAAGAAACAGCAGGGGGAAGGCAAATATGGAAGAGCGAAAGGATAAAG ATTCAAATTCCAGGCAGGTCCACTTCAGTCAGAAGTTTGAGTCAAATTCATCTGAG AAGAATGGTGGAGATGACAAGTATCCACAAGCTTCATCTCCTTCGAAACAAGAAAAGACACAATCTCAGTCTCCTGCTGAACAA AACCTGACAGAACACTTACCATGTGTAAATCCAACTCCCCCTCCACCCTTCTCTGAGGTGCATTTGCCTCCGACAGTGCCTTCTATTACAGCCATTGTGCCAGCCTGGCAAAATGAGCCAACTTATCGACCAACAG GTTTTCCAACCCAAATACCTGTTTCTTCATTGATGCCGGCCCCGACAACTGGACCTGATTCTGTTGTATCCCAGGCAACATCTGCTCCAGTTGCCGGAGTTCCTGTGTCAATACAAGCAGTTAACCAGCCTTTGATGCCTTTGCCTCAGTCACTGAATCCTTATCAGGACCCATTATTCCCTGGATTCCCTTTtaatgaaaagggggagagagccATTGCACCACCTTATTCCCTTTGTAATACTGGGGATGATCTGCCTAAAG aTAGAAGTATTCTTCGATTTTTCTTTAATCTTGGTGTGAAG GCATACAGCTGTCCCATGTGGGCACCACATTCTTATTTGTACCCTCTGCATCAGGCCTATCTAGCTTCTTGTAGAATGTATCCAAAAGTTTCTGTTCCTGTATATCCTCAGAACCCTTGGTTCCAAGAGGCACCACCAACCCAGAATGAAAATGAAACTGCACAAACAAACAGACACTTTCCTATGCAGAATGAGGCCAGATCTGAGGATCAGAGTCTGGAAGCTGACAGTAGGTCTCCATCATTGCCTCTGATTATATCTACAGCTCAGGTGTCAGAAAGTCAAGGACAGGTCTGTGTAGAATCTGAGAACCCAGTGCAAGCTCTTCAGTCCGATCAAGATGAGTCAGTGAGAGGAAAAAACATGTTCCTGCACCCACCATTTGGACACAATCAATTTTTAGGAGCTGTTCCAATAACACCTCCTTTTTTCCCTCACTTTTGGTATGGGTACCCTTTTCAGGGTTTTATGGAAAATTCAGTAGTGAGATCTAATGTTATGTCACCTGAGGACAAAGGGGCTGCTGTTAGCCCCTCAGCAAATATATATCTGGCCAAAGAATGCAGTTCTCCAGTTCCAGTAGCAAGCTGTGTGGAGCATCTTCAGAAGGTAGAGTGTGAAAGTAACTCCAGTGCCATACCTCTCCCTAGGGCTAGTTTGAGCAGCGAATGTGATGTTTTGAATGAAACCTCAACCAAGGTGCCTAAGATGGAGCAAATATGTACTGCTGTTTCTCCTGCAAAACAGGCGAAGGCTGCTCTACAAAATCGTTCTACACAGATGCAGGGGATTGAGCGGCAGACAGTGGTGTCACATGCTTCACCATCAGTAACAGAGCCaccaaaaaatgaaatgaaaagtaaTATTCCTGGTCATAAGGAAAAGCCAGAGAAAGCCAGAGATTCCAAGGCTACTGATAATTTACAGGCCAACTTGGTAGAAAGCAGGGCGCACAGAACAAGGGAAGAGAGCTCTGAAGATGAAAATGAGGTGTCTGATATGCTGAGAAGTGGTAGATCCAAGCAATTTTATAATCAGACTTATGGTGGTGGCAGAAGGCCAAGAAATGAATGGGGCTACCCATCTAGTAGGGGAGGATACCAGTACCCAAGAAACGAAGAAGCTTGGAAAGGACCACCCAACAGAAGCAGAGATGAAGGTTACCAGTATCACCGAAATTTTAGAGGGAGGCCATATAGAAATGATAGAAGAAGGGCAATCATGGGAGATAATCAGAGGGGGCATCTAGCATAA
- the OTUD4 gene encoding OTU domain-containing protein 4 isoform X2 → MEAACKPDGGDQSHPSSGVEAPGDSSMDSYLRSQGLYRKRVAKDGSCLFRAVAEQVLYSQSRHIDVRNACINYIRKNREKFEAEWVGQVEISALSLMYKKDFIIYQEPNASPSRVTENGFPDKVLLCFSNGNHYDIVYPIEYTERAALCQSLLYELLYEKVLCTDVNKILVELGVTEENNGSSEVSDSDSEDDNCKSKTAAVNDMNGFKSLSGNKHLKNNGNPTSFLPRKVLQSLNPSVYRNVEYEVWLQSKQDQQKRDFSIAAGMQYSVGDKCKVRLDHNGKFYNAHIQEVRSENGPVIVFVEELGEKHAVSLKSLKPLPQASPIEGWNTVSGKKIKKFSTACGQNVQPEADCRGPKSQSKPIKTQSVLPPRQQYAVGTRQHQFSQSQQTSTEHKTPGRNPSQSVRKPDRERAEDLDYISRDCYYFGLSPEERREKQAIEESRSLYEIQQRDEQAFPALSNHLVCQAATQTADTCVKLRVVTEKRNSRGKANMEERKDKDSNSRQVHFSQKFESNSSEKNGGDDKYPQASSPSKQEKTQSQSPAEQNLTEHLPCVNPTPPPPFSEVHLPPTVPSITAIVPAWQNEPTYRPTGFPTQIPVSSLMPAPTTGPDSVVSQATSAPVAGVPVSIQAVNQPLMPLPQSLNPYQDPLFPGFPFNEKGERAIAPPYSLCNTGDDLPKDRSILRFFFNLGVKAYSCPMWAPHSYLYPLHQAYLASCRMYPKVSVPVYPQNPWFQEAPPTQNENETAQTNRHFPMQNEARSEDQSLEADSRSPSLPLIISTAQVSESQGQVCVESENPVQALQSDQDESVRGKNMFLHPPFGHNQFLGAVPITPPFFPHFWYGYPFQGFMENSVVRSNVMSPEDKGAAVSPSANIYLAKECSSPVPVASCVEHLQKVECESNSSAIPLPRASLSSECDVLNETSTKVPKMEQICTAVSPAKQAKAALQNRSTQMQGIERQTVVSHASPSVTEPPKNEMKSNIPGHKEKPEKARDSKATDNLQANLVESRAHRTREESSEDENEVSDMLRSGRSKQFYNQTYGGGRRPRNEWGYPSSRGGYQYPRNEEAWKGPPNRSRDEGYQYHRNFRGRPYRNDRRRAIMGDNQRGHLA, encoded by the exons GAAGGATTTTATAATATATCAGGAACCAAATGCTTCTCCTTCACGTGTAACTGAAAATGGCTTTCCTGACAag GTACTACTGTGTTTTTCAAATGGAAATCACTATGATATTGTTTATCCTATAGAGTATACAGAAAGAGCTGCTTTGTGCCAAT CTCTTCTTTATGAATTGCTGTATGAAAAAGTGTTATGTACTGATGTGAATAAAATCCTAGTGGAACTAGGTGTGACAGAGGAAAATAATGGTAGCAGTGAAGTGTCTGATTCAGATTCAGAAGACGACAACTGCAA AAGTAAAACTGCTGCAGTTAATGATATGAATGGATTTAAGTCTCTTTCTGGCAATAAG caccttaaGAACAATGGAAATCCCACCTCATTTTTGCCTAGAAAAGTACTTCAGTCACTCAATCCATCAGTTTACAGAAATGTTGAATATGAAGTTTGGCTACAGTCAAAACAGG ATCAGCAAAAGCGGGATTTTTCCATTGCTGCTGGCATGCAGTATTCAGTTggagataaatgtaaa GTGCGCTTAGACCACAATGGGAAATTTTATAATGCCCATATCCAAGAGGTTCGCTCTGAGAATGGCCCAGTTATTGTTTTTGTAGAAGAGCTTGGAGAAAA GCATGCTGTCTCACTGAAAAGCCTTAAACCACTTCCACAGGCATCTCCTATAGAgggctggaatactgtgtcaggGAAGAAGATAAAAAAGTTCTCTACAGCATGTGGGCAAAATGTTCAGCCTG AAGCAGACTGCAGAGGGCCAAAGAGTCAAAGCAAGCCAATAAAAACCCAGTCAGTGCTACCTCCTCGACAACAGTATGCTGTGGGAACCAGACAGCATCAGTTCTCACAGTCTCAGCAGACATCTACTGAGCACAAAACTCCAGGCAGGAATCCCTCCCAGTCTGTAag AAAACCAGACAGGGAGAGAGCTGAAGATCTGGACTACATTAGCAGAGATTGTTACTACTTTGGCCTGTCCCCAGAGGAACGCAGAGAGAAGCAGGCCATAGAAGAATCTCGCTCACTTTATGAGATTCAGCAAAGGGATGAACAAGCTTTTCCTGCTCTTTCT AACCATTTAGTTTGTCAGGCTGCTACGCAGACTGCTGATACTTGTGTAAAGCTCCGAGTTGTTACTGAGAAAAGAAACAGCAGGGGGAAGGCAAATATGGAAGAGCGAAAGGATAAAG ATTCAAATTCCAGGCAGGTCCACTTCAGTCAGAAGTTTGAGTCAAATTCATCTGAG AAGAATGGTGGAGATGACAAGTATCCACAAGCTTCATCTCCTTCGAAACAAGAAAAGACACAATCTCAGTCTCCTGCTGAACAA AACCTGACAGAACACTTACCATGTGTAAATCCAACTCCCCCTCCACCCTTCTCTGAGGTGCATTTGCCTCCGACAGTGCCTTCTATTACAGCCATTGTGCCAGCCTGGCAAAATGAGCCAACTTATCGACCAACAG GTTTTCCAACCCAAATACCTGTTTCTTCATTGATGCCGGCCCCGACAACTGGACCTGATTCTGTTGTATCCCAGGCAACATCTGCTCCAGTTGCCGGAGTTCCTGTGTCAATACAAGCAGTTAACCAGCCTTTGATGCCTTTGCCTCAGTCACTGAATCCTTATCAGGACCCATTATTCCCTGGATTCCCTTTtaatgaaaagggggagagagccATTGCACCACCTTATTCCCTTTGTAATACTGGGGATGATCTGCCTAAAG aTAGAAGTATTCTTCGATTTTTCTTTAATCTTGGTGTGAAG GCATACAGCTGTCCCATGTGGGCACCACATTCTTATTTGTACCCTCTGCATCAGGCCTATCTAGCTTCTTGTAGAATGTATCCAAAAGTTTCTGTTCCTGTATATCCTCAGAACCCTTGGTTCCAAGAGGCACCACCAACCCAGAATGAAAATGAAACTGCACAAACAAACAGACACTTTCCTATGCAGAATGAGGCCAGATCTGAGGATCAGAGTCTGGAAGCTGACAGTAGGTCTCCATCATTGCCTCTGATTATATCTACAGCTCAGGTGTCAGAAAGTCAAGGACAGGTCTGTGTAGAATCTGAGAACCCAGTGCAAGCTCTTCAGTCCGATCAAGATGAGTCAGTGAGAGGAAAAAACATGTTCCTGCACCCACCATTTGGACACAATCAATTTTTAGGAGCTGTTCCAATAACACCTCCTTTTTTCCCTCACTTTTGGTATGGGTACCCTTTTCAGGGTTTTATGGAAAATTCAGTAGTGAGATCTAATGTTATGTCACCTGAGGACAAAGGGGCTGCTGTTAGCCCCTCAGCAAATATATATCTGGCCAAAGAATGCAGTTCTCCAGTTCCAGTAGCAAGCTGTGTGGAGCATCTTCAGAAGGTAGAGTGTGAAAGTAACTCCAGTGCCATACCTCTCCCTAGGGCTAGTTTGAGCAGCGAATGTGATGTTTTGAATGAAACCTCAACCAAGGTGCCTAAGATGGAGCAAATATGTACTGCTGTTTCTCCTGCAAAACAGGCGAAGGCTGCTCTACAAAATCGTTCTACACAGATGCAGGGGATTGAGCGGCAGACAGTGGTGTCACATGCTTCACCATCAGTAACAGAGCCaccaaaaaatgaaatgaaaagtaaTATTCCTGGTCATAAGGAAAAGCCAGAGAAAGCCAGAGATTCCAAGGCTACTGATAATTTACAGGCCAACTTGGTAGAAAGCAGGGCGCACAGAACAAGGGAAGAGAGCTCTGAAGATGAAAATGAGGTGTCTGATATGCTGAGAAGTGGTAGATCCAAGCAATTTTATAATCAGACTTATGGTGGTGGCAGAAGGCCAAGAAATGAATGGGGCTACCCATCTAGTAGGGGAGGATACCAGTACCCAAGAAACGAAGAAGCTTGGAAAGGACCACCCAACAGAAGCAGAGATGAAGGTTACCAGTATCACCGAAATTTTAGAGGGAGGCCATATAGAAATGATAGAAGAAGGGCAATCATGGGAGATAATCAGAGGGGGCATCTAGCATAA